From a single Streptomyces liliifuscus genomic region:
- a CDS encoding helix-turn-helix transcriptional regulator yields MLETSARLLRLLSLLQAHREWSGAALADRLGVTPRTVRRDVDRLRELGYPVNASPGTGGGYQLGVGAELPPLLLDDDEAVAVAVGLRTAAGQGIEGIGETSVRALTKLEQVLPHRLRRRVGALNAFTVPMLRGPQPSAVDPAVLTDLAAACRDSERLRFEYRDHGGSSTRRTVEPHRLVCTERRWYLVAWDVDRDDWRTFRADRVTPRPPHGPRFTPRQPPADDLAAYVSKGVSVRAYATHAVVRLLVPKEEAAQRISPSAGTLEAESEVSCILRTGAASLDVMVIHVMLMGVEFEVLEPVELVEAIRTARDRLTRTLERASQEGRRTAS; encoded by the coding sequence ATGTTGGAGACCTCGGCACGACTCCTGCGTCTGCTCTCCCTGCTGCAGGCGCACCGCGAATGGTCGGGCGCGGCCCTGGCCGACCGCCTCGGCGTCACCCCGCGCACGGTCCGCCGCGACGTGGACCGGCTGCGCGAACTCGGCTATCCGGTGAACGCCAGCCCCGGCACGGGCGGCGGCTACCAGCTCGGCGTGGGCGCCGAACTGCCACCGCTGCTCCTCGACGACGACGAGGCGGTCGCCGTGGCCGTCGGCCTGCGCACCGCCGCCGGACAGGGCATCGAAGGCATCGGCGAGACCTCGGTGCGCGCCCTCACCAAGCTCGAACAGGTGCTCCCGCACCGGCTGCGCCGCCGGGTCGGCGCCCTGAACGCCTTCACCGTGCCGATGCTGCGCGGGCCCCAGCCCTCCGCCGTCGACCCGGCCGTCCTGACCGACCTGGCCGCCGCCTGCCGCGACTCGGAGCGGCTGCGCTTCGAGTACCGCGACCACGGTGGCTCCTCGACCCGCCGCACGGTCGAACCGCACCGCCTGGTGTGCACCGAGCGCCGCTGGTACCTGGTCGCCTGGGACGTCGACCGTGACGACTGGCGTACGTTCCGGGCCGACCGCGTCACGCCCAGGCCGCCCCACGGACCGCGCTTCACGCCCCGGCAGCCGCCCGCCGACGACCTGGCCGCCTATGTGTCCAAGGGCGTGTCCGTCCGCGCGTACGCCACACACGCGGTTGTCCGGCTGCTCGTGCCGAAGGAGGAGGCGGCCCAGCGGATCTCGCCCTCGGCCGGGACTCTGGAGGCGGAGAGCGAGGTCAGCTGCATCCTGCGGACCGGGGCCGCGAGCCTCGACGTGATGGTGATCCACGTGATGCTGATGGGCGTCGAGTTCGAGGTGCTGGAACCCGTCGAGCTCGTCGAGGCGATCAGGACGGCACGGGACCGGCTGACCCGGACGCTGGAGCGGGCTTCGCAGGAAGGGCGGCGTACGGCCTCCTGA
- a CDS encoding I78 family peptidase inhibitor: MAPIPTPPAEPSDTPDAYVGLEAGGAERLARERGWSTVRSLPPGAIITMEYLSGRLNFEVADGRVTRCWKG, translated from the coding sequence ATGGCACCGATTCCCACTCCTCCCGCAGAGCCCTCGGACACTCCGGACGCGTACGTCGGACTGGAGGCGGGCGGCGCCGAGCGGCTGGCCCGCGAACGTGGCTGGTCCACGGTGCGGTCGCTGCCACCGGGCGCGATCATCACCATGGAGTACCTCTCGGGGCGGCTGAACTTCGAGGTCGCCGACGGCCGGGTGACGCGCTGCTGGAAGGGCTGA
- a CDS encoding phosphatase PAP2 family protein, translating into MRTERKLTRLDRVFARLDREPERPAHIDVPRMSRHRVVLFASTLAFYVAIVWAIVITSWLVRFDWQVMFFRPYQQWPEIHAFLDYYVVLGQRGPTAVMIAAWLGWRSWRQHTLRPLLVLGASLLLLNITVGAAKLSMGRLGPHYATNVGSNEMWLGGDIFPSGHTANAVVTWGILAYLASTPRARRWLSAVSAVVSLGVGLTTVYLGTHWLSDVVLGWAAGLLILLALPWCEPLIARAETAIFDLRDAWRNRRRGTAPAPAAPVGAHAALSPLGGPAEDEEPVVREPVAASRPPRPQGYLAPGPHLARSERTPVTPIGSRRPPQSDRVTRGTTSARPLTGG; encoded by the coding sequence GTGCGTACCGAACGAAAGCTGACTCGTCTGGACCGGGTCTTCGCCCGGCTGGACCGTGAGCCGGAACGACCGGCCCACATCGACGTGCCCAGGATGAGCCGGCACCGAGTGGTCCTCTTCGCGTCCACGCTCGCCTTCTACGTCGCCATCGTGTGGGCCATCGTGATCACGTCGTGGCTGGTCCGGTTCGACTGGCAGGTCATGTTCTTCCGGCCGTACCAGCAGTGGCCGGAGATCCACGCGTTCCTCGACTACTACGTGGTGCTGGGCCAGCGCGGCCCCACCGCCGTGATGATCGCGGCCTGGCTGGGCTGGCGTTCCTGGCGGCAGCACACGCTGCGCCCGCTGCTCGTCCTGGGCGCCTCGCTGCTGCTGCTGAACATCACGGTGGGTGCCGCGAAGCTGAGCATGGGCCGTCTCGGTCCGCACTACGCGACCAACGTCGGCTCGAACGAGATGTGGCTGGGCGGCGACATATTCCCTTCGGGCCACACCGCCAACGCCGTCGTGACCTGGGGCATCCTCGCCTATCTGGCCTCGACGCCGCGCGCCCGCCGCTGGCTGTCGGCCGTCTCCGCCGTGGTCTCCCTCGGCGTCGGCCTGACCACCGTCTACCTCGGTACGCACTGGTTGAGCGACGTGGTGCTGGGCTGGGCCGCCGGCCTGCTGATCCTCCTCGCGCTGCCCTGGTGCGAGCCGCTGATCGCGCGCGCCGAGACCGCGATCTTCGACCTGCGCGACGCCTGGCGCAACCGCCGCCGTGGCACCGCGCCCGCTCCGGCCGCCCCGGTGGGCGCTCACGCGGCGCTCTCCCCGCTCGGCGGCCCGGCCGAGGACGAGGAGCCCGTGGTGCGCGAGCCGGTGGCCGCCTCCCGGCCTCCCCGGCCGCAGGGCTACCTGGCGCCGGGCCCGCATCTGGCCCGCTCGGAGCGCACCCCGGTGACCCCCATCGGCAGCCGCAGACCCCCACAGTCGGACCGAGTGACACGTGGCACCACCTCGGCCCGCCCCCTGACGGGCGGCTGA
- a CDS encoding glycosyltransferase family 39 protein, translating to MTDLETPVAPPRAGPAWRRAAPALLGYAAVRALGLVTLAVWSAARDKSPHQLLSARWDSLWYTRVAELGYGYEVRLPNGDVHSNLAFFPLLPWLERAFAAVTPLSYADAGLLVSALASLAAAWGIFAVADHVYGSRAGICAVLLWAVLPVGIVQSMAYSESLFTALAAWSLYAVLTGRWLTAGLLASLAGLTRPVGAAVVAAVWVAAIASFVRERSVPAPTGVRIWRRALAMLLAPLGAAGYVLWVGRHTGKGPLGYLDVQAGWRNGFDGGYAFARFVADKFTSFPSALAGLALIIGVGLLVWLYVICVRQRQPLPLLVYAGVVTALALCASSYFGSKPRLLLPAFPLLLPPALALAGLRTSRSAWVLGGVAVASAVYGAFWLNGSGPP from the coding sequence GTGACCGATCTTGAAACGCCCGTCGCGCCGCCCCGTGCGGGACCCGCCTGGCGCCGTGCCGCGCCCGCTCTCCTCGGATACGCGGCGGTGCGCGCGCTGGGCCTGGTGACGCTGGCGGTGTGGAGCGCCGCGCGGGACAAGAGCCCGCACCAGCTGCTCTCCGCCCGCTGGGACTCCCTCTGGTACACGCGGGTCGCCGAGCTCGGCTACGGCTATGAGGTGCGGCTGCCCAACGGGGACGTGCACTCGAACCTGGCGTTCTTCCCGCTGCTGCCCTGGCTGGAGCGGGCCTTCGCGGCGGTCACCCCTCTCTCGTACGCGGACGCGGGTCTGCTGGTCAGCGCGCTGGCCTCGCTCGCCGCGGCCTGGGGGATCTTCGCGGTCGCGGACCATGTGTACGGGAGCCGGGCCGGGATCTGCGCGGTGCTGCTGTGGGCGGTCCTGCCCGTCGGCATCGTGCAGTCGATGGCGTACAGCGAGTCACTGTTCACGGCGCTCGCCGCCTGGTCGCTGTACGCGGTCCTGACCGGCCGCTGGCTGACCGCGGGCCTGCTCGCGTCGCTGGCCGGCCTGACCCGCCCGGTGGGCGCGGCGGTGGTCGCGGCCGTCTGGGTGGCGGCGATTGCCTCGTTCGTACGGGAGCGGAGTGTTCCGGCACCGACCGGCGTGCGGATATGGCGGCGCGCCCTGGCGATGCTGCTCGCGCCTCTCGGCGCCGCCGGCTACGTCCTGTGGGTCGGCCGTCACACGGGGAAGGGCCCGCTGGGCTATCTCGACGTCCAGGCGGGCTGGCGCAACGGCTTCGACGGCGGCTACGCCTTCGCCCGCTTCGTCGCCGACAAGTTCACGTCGTTCCCGTCGGCCCTCGCCGGACTGGCGCTGATCATCGGGGTGGGCCTGCTGGTCTGGCTGTACGTGATCTGCGTACGGCAGCGGCAGCCGCTGCCACTTCTGGTGTACGCGGGGGTCGTCACCGCCCTCGCCCTGTGCGCGTCGAGCTACTTCGGCTCGAAACCACGTCTTCTGCTGCCCGCCTTCCCCCTGCTGCTGCCCCCCGCCCTGGCCCTCGCCGGACTGCGAACCTCCAGGTCGGCGTGGGTGCTGGGCGGTGTGGCGGTGGCCTCGGCGGTGTACGGCGCCTTCTGGCTGAACGGCTCCGGCCCGCCATGA
- a CDS encoding MFS transporter — translation MSGTTTAAARCRRETGAGANRWVVLIVLCVSLLLVAVDATVLHVAVPAVTEDLTPGAIELLWIVDIYPLVCASLLILFGTLGDRVGRRRVLLLGYALFGVASAIAALADSAQVLIAARALLGVGGAMIMPATLSILRQVFPDRRERALAIGVWSAVAAVGAAVGPLLGGFLLEHFWWGSVFLINIPLMLVSLPVGRLLLPESTGDGDGPWDVVGALMAAAGLFGVVLGVKRLGGGEAPLSVFTAVPLLVGAGLLVAFVRRQRRRRHPLVDLKMFSRPAFSTSVGCIVLAMLALVGLELIAAQYLQLVLELSPLETGLRLLPLTIAAMAAGLVGAKLLQRFGPRTMVCAGFCLTAAAVIMLTGMGSHDNAPLLLTGFVLLGFGLEVTLFGAYESMLSEAPQEQAGGAAAIGETSYQLGAGIGIALLGSVMNAAYSPGLASVPGVSAGESAAARHSLGEAYEVAGELGGGPGEALRHAARHAFVHGLHVTLLVSAGLLLLGAVMALRLPRGMECGAAGVEVPGPREAESSLRVESVG, via the coding sequence ATGTCCGGGACGACCACGGCCGCTGCGCGTTGCCGTCGGGAGACCGGGGCCGGTGCAAACCGCTGGGTAGTCCTCATCGTCCTCTGCGTCAGCCTGCTGCTCGTCGCCGTCGACGCCACCGTGCTGCACGTCGCCGTGCCCGCCGTCACCGAGGACCTCACACCCGGCGCGATAGAGCTGCTCTGGATCGTCGACATCTACCCGCTCGTCTGCGCCTCGCTGCTGATTCTCTTCGGCACGCTGGGTGACCGCGTCGGCCGCAGACGCGTCCTTCTCCTCGGGTACGCGCTCTTCGGCGTCGCATCCGCCATCGCGGCCCTCGCCGACAGCGCGCAGGTGCTGATCGCGGCGCGCGCCCTGCTCGGCGTCGGCGGCGCGATGATCATGCCCGCGACGCTGTCGATCCTGCGGCAGGTCTTTCCCGACCGACGCGAGCGGGCGCTCGCGATCGGCGTCTGGAGTGCTGTCGCCGCGGTCGGCGCGGCCGTCGGACCGCTGCTCGGCGGGTTCCTGCTCGAACACTTCTGGTGGGGCTCGGTCTTCCTCATCAACATCCCGCTGATGCTCGTCAGCCTGCCCGTCGGGCGGCTGCTGCTGCCCGAGTCGACCGGTGACGGCGACGGGCCGTGGGACGTCGTCGGCGCGCTGATGGCCGCGGCCGGGCTCTTCGGCGTCGTTCTCGGCGTGAAGCGGCTCGGCGGCGGAGAGGCCCCGCTGAGCGTCTTCACGGCGGTGCCGCTTCTCGTCGGCGCCGGGCTGCTCGTCGCTTTCGTACGGCGACAGCGGCGGCGTCGGCATCCGCTGGTCGACCTGAAGATGTTCTCGCGGCCGGCTTTCAGCACGTCCGTGGGGTGCATCGTGCTCGCGATGCTCGCGCTCGTCGGTCTTGAGCTGATCGCCGCGCAGTATCTCCAGCTCGTGCTGGAGCTCTCTCCGCTGGAGACCGGGCTGCGGCTGCTGCCGCTGACCATCGCCGCGATGGCCGCGGGGCTCGTCGGGGCGAAGCTGTTGCAGCGGTTCGGGCCGCGGACCATGGTCTGTGCCGGGTTCTGTCTCACCGCCGCGGCGGTGATCATGCTGACGGGGATGGGGAGCCACGACAACGCTCCGCTGCTGCTGACCGGGTTCGTGCTGCTCGGGTTCGGGCTCGAGGTGACGCTCTTCGGGGCGTACGAGTCGATGCTGAGCGAGGCTCCGCAGGAGCAGGCCGGTGGGGCCGCGGCGATCGGTGAGACGTCGTACCAGCTAGGGGCCGGGATCGGGATCGCGCTGCTCGGGAGTGTGATGAACGCGGCGTACTCGCCCGGACTGGCGTCCGTTCCGGGAGTCTCTGCCGGGGAGTCCGCTGCGGCTCGGCATTCCCTGGGGGAGGCGTATGAAGTTGCTGGGGAGTTGGGTGGGGGGCCCGGGGAGGCGTTGCGGCATGCGGCGCGGCATGCGTTTGTGCATGGGCTGCATGTGACGTTGCTGGTGAGTGCGGGGTTGTTGTTGCTGGGGGCGGTGATGGCTCTGCGGTTGCCTCGGGGGATGGAGTGTGGGGCGGCCGGGGTTGAGGTGCCTGGGCCTCGGGAGGCGGAGTCTTCGTTGCGGGTGGAGTCTGTCGGCTGA
- a CDS encoding acyl-CoA dehydrogenase family protein, whose translation MSASSSSASPSSRSSKLPPFDPADPLGVDDLLSAEDLAVRGTVRAWAADRVLPYVAEWYEKGELPGIRELARELGEIGALGMSLDGYGCAGASAVQYGLACLELEAADSGIRSLVSVQGSLAMYAIHRFGSEEQKQTWLPRMAAGEVIGCFGLTEPDHGSDPGGMRTYAKRDGGDWVLTGRKMWITNGSVAGVAVVWARTDDGIRGFVVPTDRPGFSAPEIKHKWSLRASVTSELVLDGVRLPADAVLPEVTGLKGPLSCLSHARYGIVWGSMGAARSSFEAAVEYAKTREQFGRPIGGFQLTQAKLADMAVELHKGILLAHHLGRRMDAGRLRPEQVSFGKLNNVREAIDICRTARTILGANGISLEYPVMRHATNLESVLTYEGTVEMHQLVLGKALTGLDAFR comes from the coding sequence ATGTCTGCTTCCTCGTCCTCTGCCTCGCCCTCTTCACGTTCCTCGAAGTTGCCGCCGTTCGATCCCGCCGATCCCCTCGGCGTCGACGACCTGTTGAGTGCGGAGGATCTGGCGGTCCGGGGAACCGTGCGGGCGTGGGCGGCGGATCGGGTGCTGCCGTATGTGGCCGAGTGGTACGAGAAGGGTGAACTGCCCGGGATCCGGGAGTTGGCGCGGGAGTTGGGGGAGATCGGCGCGCTGGGGATGTCGCTCGACGGGTACGGGTGTGCCGGGGCCTCCGCCGTGCAGTACGGGCTCGCCTGTCTGGAGCTGGAGGCCGCCGACTCGGGGATCAGGTCGCTCGTCTCGGTGCAGGGATCGCTCGCGATGTACGCCATCCACCGTTTCGGGAGCGAGGAGCAGAAGCAGACGTGGCTGCCGAGGATGGCCGCCGGTGAGGTCATCGGCTGCTTCGGGCTCACCGAGCCCGATCACGGATCCGATCCCGGGGGCATGCGTACCTACGCCAAGCGGGACGGCGGGGACTGGGTTCTCACCGGGCGGAAGATGTGGATCACCAACGGGTCCGTGGCGGGCGTCGCCGTCGTGTGGGCCCGGACCGATGACGGGATCCGCGGGTTCGTCGTGCCCACCGACCGTCCCGGGTTCTCCGCGCCCGAGATCAAGCACAAGTGGTCACTGCGCGCCTCGGTCACCAGCGAGTTGGTGCTCGACGGGGTGCGGCTGCCCGCAGACGCGGTTCTGCCGGAGGTCACCGGGCTCAAGGGGCCGCTCAGCTGTCTTTCGCATGCCCGGTACGGGATCGTGTGGGGCTCGATGGGCGCCGCGCGGTCCAGTTTCGAGGCTGCGGTCGAGTACGCCAAGACGCGCGAGCAGTTCGGGCGGCCCATCGGCGGATTCCAGCTCACCCAGGCAAAACTCGCCGACATGGCGGTCGAACTGCACAAGGGGATTCTGCTCGCCCATCACCTCGGGCGGCGCATGGACGCGGGACGGCTGCGTCCCGAACAGGTCAGCTTCGGCAAGCTCAACAACGTACGAGAAGCGATCGACATCTGCCGTACGGCGCGGACGATTCTCGGCGCCAACGGAATCTCGCTCGAATACCCCGTGATGCGGCACGCCACGAATCTCGAGTCGGTGCTGACGTACGAAGGCACCGTCGAGATGCACCAGTTGGTACTGGGCAAGGCGCTCACCGGTCTCGACGCGTTCCGGTAG
- a CDS encoding cell division protein SepF, with product MGSVRKASAWLGLVDDNDDERYYDDDYAEGSETGARDAWVTDPRVKVASEAAEEKGRRIGTVTPDSFRDARGIGELFRDGVPVIMNLTAMEAADAKRVVDFAAGLIFGLRGSIERVSNRVFLLTPADTEIVSGEPAARRADGFFNQS from the coding sequence ATGGGATCGGTGCGCAAGGCGAGTGCCTGGCTTGGCCTCGTCGACGACAACGATGACGAGCGTTACTACGACGACGATTACGCAGAAGGGTCCGAGACCGGAGCCAGGGATGCCTGGGTCACGGACCCGCGTGTGAAGGTGGCGTCGGAAGCGGCCGAGGAGAAGGGCCGCCGGATCGGCACGGTCACCCCGGACAGCTTCCGGGACGCCCGTGGCATCGGCGAGCTCTTCCGCGACGGCGTTCCCGTCATCATGAACCTCACGGCCATGGAGGCGGCCGACGCCAAGCGCGTCGTCGACTTCGCGGCCGGCCTGATCTTCGGCCTGCGCGGCTCGATCGAGCGTGTGTCGAACCGGGTTTTCCTGCTGACCCCCGCCGACACCGAAATCGTCAGCGGGGAGCCCGCCGCCCGCCGCGCGGACGGCTTCTTCAACCAGAGCTGA
- a CDS encoding DUF5685 family protein, producing the protein MFGIVRPCTHRLGESLKTQWMAHLCGLCLALRGDHGQFARVVTNYDGLLISVLTEAQADRATGWRRTAGPCPLRGMRSASVAQGEGARLAAAVSLVLASAKMRDHMADGDGLLARRPVALAARRVATNWGRAGARTGSAVGFDTAVLVDAVDRQVGIEALAGPGTPLLTVTEPTETATAAAFAHTAILAGRPGNAEPLAEAGRLFGRLAHLLDAVEDRETDAASGAWNPLTATGTSLPEARRLADDALHGIRLALQDAEFTDAKLAHVLLAHELRNSVDRAFGTSSCSHRGAELYGPPPGNPYAPSGPGAPPPPPEPPRRDRRGLLAGCAVWMGLACTCQMCCCEYDDPWSGERKEGICRRCDNCDDCCDGCDCCGNCCDGCGCDCGCNC; encoded by the coding sequence GTGTTCGGAATCGTCAGGCCATGCACTCATCGGCTCGGAGAAAGCCTCAAAACCCAATGGATGGCGCATTTGTGCGGGCTGTGTCTCGCACTTCGCGGGGATCACGGACAGTTCGCACGGGTCGTCACGAACTACGACGGCTTGCTGATATCGGTTCTGACGGAGGCTCAGGCCGATCGCGCCACAGGATGGCGGCGCACCGCGGGGCCCTGTCCATTGCGCGGAATGCGGAGCGCCTCGGTGGCCCAGGGTGAGGGAGCCCGGCTCGCCGCCGCCGTCTCGCTGGTGCTCGCCTCCGCGAAGATGCGCGATCACATGGCCGACGGGGACGGACTGTTGGCCCGTCGGCCGGTGGCACTCGCGGCCCGCAGGGTCGCCACGAACTGGGGGCGGGCGGGTGCCCGTACGGGTTCCGCCGTCGGCTTCGACACCGCCGTACTGGTCGACGCCGTGGACCGGCAGGTGGGCATCGAGGCGCTCGCCGGGCCCGGCACCCCGCTGCTGACCGTCACCGAGCCGACCGAGACCGCGACCGCCGCGGCCTTCGCGCACACCGCGATCCTGGCCGGACGGCCCGGCAACGCGGAGCCGCTCGCCGAGGCCGGCCGGCTCTTCGGACGGCTCGCGCACCTGCTGGACGCCGTGGAGGACAGGGAAACTGACGCCGCGTCGGGTGCCTGGAATCCACTGACCGCCACCGGTACCTCCCTGCCGGAGGCCCGGCGGCTCGCCGACGACGCGCTGCACGGGATACGGCTCGCGCTGCAGGACGCGGAGTTCACGGACGCGAAGCTGGCGCATGTGCTGCTCGCCCATGAACTGCGCAACTCGGTGGACCGTGCCTTCGGCACCTCCTCCTGCTCGCACCGGGGGGCCGAGCTGTACGGGCCGCCGCCGGGCAACCCGTACGCACCCTCCGGGCCCGGCGCCCCTCCGCCCCCTCCCGAGCCGCCACGCCGTGACCGGCGCGGACTCCTCGCGGGCTGCGCCGTCTGGATGGGTCTGGCCTGTACGTGCCAGATGTGCTGCTGCGAGTACGACGACCCGTGGAGCGGGGAACGCAAGGAGGGCATCTGCCGGCGGTGCGACAACTGCGACGACTGCTGCGACGGCTGTGACTGCTGCGGGAACTGCTGTGACGGGTGCGGCTGCGATTGCGGCTGCAACTGCTGA
- a CDS encoding ABC transporter substrate-binding protein: protein MSTPSRPRRTLFIPFALITSAALLLTACGSGTDGGSDTQAAAASQKIPTTDVVSSLRTDASAAKLLPAGTDSLTLAVSVGGTPPGTGYLEDGKTLAGQDVDFAAAVAKVLGIELKREAASFEAILPALDSGKYDVGVGNFGVTDERRGTIDFVTYINDGQGFATREDSKLHKVTDLAQLCGLNVATGAGTTFEATLEENKHVCSDAGKKAYKVQTYNEQGAIWSSLQQGRSDIVMSTINGLRYAVAQQEGLKFLNEFHRLDVGFAFKKGTKLAPAFQAAVNKLIADGTYDRILKKWGTTGSAIEKSEISPPELKD from the coding sequence ATGAGTACGCCCTCACGGCCCCGCCGTACCCTTTTCATCCCCTTCGCCCTGATCACTTCCGCGGCACTGCTGCTCACCGCATGCGGATCCGGCACCGACGGCGGAAGTGACACCCAGGCCGCGGCCGCGTCCCAGAAGATCCCGACGACGGACGTCGTCTCGTCTCTCAGGACGGACGCCTCCGCCGCGAAGCTGCTCCCCGCGGGCACCGACTCGCTCACCCTCGCCGTCAGCGTCGGCGGGACCCCGCCCGGCACCGGCTATCTGGAGGACGGCAAGACCCTGGCGGGCCAGGACGTCGACTTCGCGGCCGCCGTCGCGAAGGTCCTCGGCATCGAGCTCAAGCGGGAGGCCGCGAGCTTCGAGGCGATCCTCCCGGCGCTCGACAGCGGCAAGTACGACGTCGGCGTCGGCAACTTCGGCGTCACCGACGAGCGCCGCGGGACCATCGACTTCGTGACCTACATCAACGACGGCCAGGGCTTCGCCACCCGGGAGGACAGCAAGCTGCACAAGGTCACCGACCTCGCCCAGCTGTGCGGCCTGAACGTCGCGACCGGGGCCGGCACCACCTTCGAGGCCACGCTGGAGGAGAACAAGCACGTCTGCTCCGACGCCGGCAAGAAGGCGTACAAGGTGCAGACCTACAACGAGCAGGGCGCCATCTGGTCCTCGCTCCAGCAGGGCCGCAGCGACATCGTGATGAGCACCATCAACGGACTGCGCTATGCCGTCGCCCAGCAGGAAGGGCTGAAGTTCCTCAACGAGTTCCACCGTCTCGACGTCGGCTTCGCCTTCAAGAAGGGCACGAAACTGGCCCCCGCGTTCCAGGCCGCGGTGAACAAGCTCATCGCGGACGGCACGTACGACCGGATCCTCAAGAAGTGGGGCACGACCGGCTCGGCGATCGAGAAGTCGGAGATCTCACCGCCGGAACTCAAGGACTGA
- a CDS encoding amino acid ABC transporter permease: MSSHTLTKVAAPQDAVPPRIVPRRRLGQWTAAGVVLILFGLAVNSVVRNEAFQWDVVGDYFTSASVLRGLWLTLWLTALVMALGFALGALLAAFRLSANPVLRAVSWGYVWLFRSMPILVQLLFWFNIGALYPTILGVRTVNLLGPVTVAIIGLTLHEAAYAAEVVRGGILSVDRGQIEAAEALGLSRWRRWWRIVLPQAMRSIVPPAGNMLIGTLKGTSIVSVIAVQDLLYSVQLVYHRTYQVIPLLMVATLWYVVVTSVLGVGQHYVERHYARGSERTR, encoded by the coding sequence ATGTCCTCGCACACCCTTACCAAGGTGGCCGCGCCGCAGGACGCGGTGCCCCCGCGCATCGTCCCGCGCCGCCGCCTCGGCCAGTGGACCGCCGCCGGCGTCGTCCTGATCCTGTTCGGGCTCGCCGTCAACTCCGTCGTCCGCAACGAGGCTTTCCAGTGGGACGTCGTCGGTGACTACTTCACGTCCGCCTCGGTCCTGCGCGGTCTCTGGCTCACCCTCTGGCTGACCGCGCTCGTCATGGCGCTCGGCTTCGCCCTCGGCGCGCTGCTCGCCGCGTTCCGGCTCTCCGCCAACCCCGTGCTGCGCGCGGTGAGCTGGGGATACGTCTGGCTCTTCCGGTCGATGCCGATCCTGGTGCAGCTGCTGTTCTGGTTCAACATCGGGGCGCTCTATCCGACGATCCTCGGGGTCAGGACGGTCAACCTGCTCGGGCCCGTCACGGTCGCGATCATCGGGCTCACTCTGCACGAGGCCGCGTACGCCGCCGAGGTGGTCCGCGGCGGGATCCTCTCCGTGGACCGCGGTCAGATCGAGGCCGCGGAGGCGCTCGGGCTGAGCCGGTGGCGCCGCTGGTGGCGGATCGTGCTGCCGCAGGCCATGCGCTCCATCGTGCCGCCGGCCGGGAACATGCTGATCGGCACGCTCAAGGGCACCTCGATCGTCAGCGTGATCGCCGTGCAGGACCTCCTCTACTCCGTGCAGCTCGTCTACCACCGCACCTACCAGGTCATCCCCCTCCTGATGGTGGCCACACTCTGGTACGTCGTCGTCACCTCGGTGCTCGGCGTCGGCCAGCACTACGTCGAGCGGCACTACGCGCGCGGTTCGGAGCGCACGCGATGA